In Anaerolineae bacterium, a single genomic region encodes these proteins:
- a CDS encoding AAA family ATPase, protein MEKLGPEKLRKICPIEAIPCATSLELEPPAEIIGQERAVRALNFGLEMDKRGFNIFVAGLPGTGRMTAVLSFLEKLAAQKPVPPDWCYVYNFKDPYRPRALRLPPGKGQLFKRQVREFIEAARREIPTAFESEDYAARREALEVEFNTRRQELFNLLGRKAREQGFLLQSSPAGIFIIPTKEGQPLSQEAFESLPEEEKFQIVQRKSAVEAELREAFRELRRMEREFQDRLKELDKSVVGNIISRYLEELLETYQDYPGVREYLEEVRNDIHENIEQFRQPQEKVPPEVRERIWRRYEVNVLVDNSELKGAPVVTELNPTYTNLIGRIEKEAVFGALMTDFTLIKAGALHKANGGYLVIQAEDLLRNPFAWEGLKLALANGKVIVEEVGEKLGFITTRGLQPEPIPLDVKVVLIGTPYLYYLLYSLDEQFKELFKVKADFDTRMDRDGNNIRAYCSFICGVVQRENLLPFDASGMAKIVEFGSRLAGDQDKLSTRFAEIADIIREAHFWAEKDSSSFVKAEHVQKALDERVYRSNLIQERIQEMIEKGVILIDTEGEKVGQVNGLSVVNLGDFAFGRPTRITASIGVGKEGIVDIERETKLGGPIHTKGVLILTGYLLNKYAQDKPLTLAARLVFEQSYEGVEGDSASAAEVFALLSALSGLPIKQGIAVTGSLNQKGEIQAIGGVNEKIEGFFEVCKAKGLNGQQGVVIPKANVSNLMLKEEVIEAVKEGKFHIWAIETVDEGIEILTGVKAGERREDGTFEENTVNYLVDKRLRELSKRLETREEKEGEK, encoded by the coding sequence ATGGAGAAGCTTGGACCAGAGAAGCTCCGTAAAATTTGCCCCATTGAGGCCATCCCTTGCGCTACTTCTTTAGAATTAGAGCCACCTGCAGAGATAATTGGTCAGGAAAGGGCGGTCAGGGCTCTCAATTTTGGCTTGGAAATGGATAAGAGGGGGTTTAATATCTTCGTGGCGGGGCTACCTGGCACAGGACGTATGACGGCTGTTCTGAGTTTTCTGGAAAAGCTGGCAGCTCAAAAGCCAGTCCCGCCCGATTGGTGCTATGTTTACAACTTCAAAGACCCTTACAGGCCGCGCGCCTTGCGTCTTCCACCGGGGAAGGGTCAGCTTTTCAAAAGGCAGGTTCGGGAATTTATTGAAGCTGCGCGCCGTGAAATTCCCACAGCCTTTGAAAGTGAGGATTACGCAGCCCGCCGCGAGGCTCTGGAAGTTGAATTTAACACTCGCCGCCAGGAACTCTTTAACCTTCTGGGCCGTAAAGCCCGTGAGCAGGGCTTTCTACTCCAATCTTCTCCAGCCGGGATTTTCATAATACCCACCAAAGAAGGGCAGCCCCTCAGCCAGGAAGCTTTTGAAAGCCTGCCCGAAGAGGAAAAATTTCAGATTGTTCAGAGAAAAAGCGCTGTAGAGGCAGAGCTGAGAGAGGCTTTCCGAGAGCTGCGGCGCATGGAGAGAGAGTTTCAGGACCGCCTTAAAGAGCTGGATAAGTCCGTAGTAGGAAACATTATCAGCCGCTACCTGGAGGAACTGCTTGAAACCTACCAGGATTATCCAGGCGTGAGAGAATATCTGGAAGAAGTCCGGAACGATATTCACGAAAACATTGAACAATTCCGCCAGCCTCAGGAAAAGGTTCCGCCTGAAGTGAGGGAAAGGATATGGCGCCGTTATGAGGTTAACGTCTTAGTGGATAACAGCGAACTCAAGGGAGCTCCGGTGGTCACGGAACTGAACCCCACGTACACTAACCTTATAGGGCGAATTGAGAAGGAAGCCGTCTTCGGTGCTCTTATGACCGATTTCACCCTCATAAAAGCTGGTGCTTTGCATAAAGCTAACGGGGGTTATCTTGTAATCCAGGCGGAGGATCTCCTCCGCAATCCTTTCGCCTGGGAAGGCCTCAAGCTCGCTCTGGCCAATGGCAAAGTCATAGTGGAAGAGGTGGGGGAGAAATTGGGCTTTATAACCACCCGGGGCCTTCAGCCTGAACCTATCCCGCTGGATGTAAAAGTGGTCCTTATCGGTACTCCTTACCTTTACTATTTGCTTTACAGTCTGGATGAGCAGTTTAAGGAGCTTTTTAAGGTTAAAGCGGACTTTGATACCAGAATGGACCGCGATGGCAATAACATCCGGGCTTATTGCTCCTTTATCTGCGGGGTGGTCCAGAGGGAAAATCTTCTTCCCTTTGACGCCTCGGGTATGGCCAAGATTGTGGAATTCGGTTCAAGGTTGGCTGGGGATCAGGATAAACTGTCCACTCGTTTCGCAGAGATTGCCGATATAATTCGGGAAGCGCACTTTTGGGCCGAAAAAGACAGCTCCTCTTTTGTTAAGGCCGAGCATGTCCAGAAGGCTCTGGATGAAAGGGTGTATCGTTCCAACCTTATACAGGAGCGAATACAGGAAATGATTGAGAAGGGGGTGATTCTAATTGACACCGAAGGGGAAAAGGTTGGGCAGGTGAATGGCCTATCAGTGGTTAACCTCGGAGATTTCGCCTTCGGAAGGCCAACCCGAATAACAGCTTCTATCGGGGTCGGAAAAGAAGGGATTGTGGACATCGAAAGAGAAACCAAACTCGGAGGTCCCATTCACACCAAAGGGGTTTTGATTCTGACAGGCTATTTATTGAACAAGTACGCTCAGGATAAGCCCCTTACTCTGGCAGCTCGGCTGGTTTTTGAGCAGAGTTATGAAGGGGTTGAAGGGGATAGCGCTTCCGCAGCCGAGGTTTTTGCCCTCCTTTCAGCTCTCTCGGGGCTGCCCATTAAGCAGGGAATAGCTGTAACCGGTTCTCTTAATCAGAAAGGCGAGATTCAGGCTATAGGTGGGGTTAACGAAAAGATAGAGGGTTTTTTCGAGGTTTGCAAAGCGAAAGGCTTGAACGGTCAGCAAGGGGTTGTAATACCCAAGGCCAACGTCAGCAATTTGATGCTTAAAGAGGAGGTAATAGAAGCGGTCAAAGAGGGCAAATTCCACATCTGGGCCATTGAGACAGTGGATGAAGGAATTGAGATCCTTACAGGAGTGAAGGCCGGAGAGAGGCGAGAGGACGGGACTTTTGAAGAAAACACTGTGAATTACCTGGTGGATAAAAGGCTCAGAGAGCTTTCCAAACGCCTTGAAACTAGAGAAGAAAAGGAGGGCGAAAAATGA
- the thiD gene encoding bifunctional hydroxymethylpyrimidine kinase/phosphomethylpyrimidine kinase has protein sequence MKRALTIAGSDSGGGAGIQADLKTFSALGVYGMSVLTALTAQNTLGVQAVFELPPSFVAQQIDSVVTDIGVDAVKTGMLANSDIIHVVAEKVKEYRLPNLVVDPVMRAKSGDPLLRPEAQEALVKELLPLAMVVTPNLPEAEALVGFPVRTLEDMRRAAIAIHEMGPAWVVVKGGHLEGDISVDVLYNGKDWWEFTAPHINTRNTHGTGCTFASAIAAWLARGADVPEAVRLAKEYLTEALKAGARLSLGKGHGPVHHFALLYRKMGWEE, from the coding sequence ATGAAGAGGGCTCTGACTATCGCAGGCTCTGATTCTGGAGGAGGGGCTGGCATCCAGGCTGACCTTAAAACTTTTTCAGCGCTGGGTGTCTACGGGATGAGCGTCCTTACAGCTCTTACTGCTCAGAACACCCTGGGAGTTCAGGCTGTCTTTGAGCTTCCACCCTCTTTTGTAGCCCAACAAATAGATTCAGTAGTCACGGACATCGGGGTTGACGCCGTAAAGACAGGAATGCTTGCTAATTCTGATATAATCCACGTGGTTGCTGAGAAGGTTAAGGAGTACCGTTTGCCCAACTTGGTAGTAGACCCCGTAATGCGGGCTAAAAGCGGGGATCCCCTTCTCAGGCCTGAAGCTCAGGAAGCCCTTGTTAAAGAGCTACTGCCGCTTGCCATGGTGGTTACCCCTAACCTCCCGGAGGCTGAAGCCCTGGTGGGTTTTCCGGTAAGAACTCTTGAAGATATGCGACGGGCGGCTATAGCTATCCATGAAATGGGACCAGCATGGGTGGTAGTGAAGGGTGGCCACCTGGAAGGGGATATAAGCGTTGATGTCCTTTACAATGGCAAGGATTGGTGGGAATTCACTGCACCCCATATCAACACCCGTAACACTCATGGTACAGGCTGCACTTTCGCCTCGGCTATTGCAGCCTGGCTCGCTCGCGGTGCCGATGTTCCGGAGGCAGTTCGGCTGGCCAAAGAATATTTAACGGAAGCCCTTAAGGCCGGAGCCAGGTTGAGCCTAGGAAAAGGCCATGGCCCTGTCCACCATTTTGCCCTTCTCTACCGGAAAATGGGCTGGGAAGAATAA
- a CDS encoding G5 domain-containing protein, with translation MRQGIFLVVGLFLLVWGCSTPAQTPVTLEVDGKIYSFSARGTNVREVLAEAGVKLGPYDKVEPDLWVEVGPGTHIRVIRVEYKLESIRRPIPFESRVIRSEALTPGERKLVQPGISGEEEIIYRVTLENGVEKARDIASTRVITPAQDEVIVVGVEKLLSSVPVSGTIAYISGGNAWLMRFSSNSRRPITTWGDLDGRVFELSPDGKYLLFTRREEGNKLNSLWVVTATIAGEEPRPLGLEGILYAEWEPATGANGIYRFAYSTGEKTAGSPGWKAHNNLWIATWRPFESIKATPVITAWESIPYGWWGVNFRWIPGKNLFAWATAESIGVLDGEKGVITPLISFAPYYTYGEWVWVPTLSPSPEGDFIVTVVHGPPVSGEQPQESPLFDVWVLSLDGQIKIRWAENTGMWSSPHWSPSYAGKDFILYGQANEPFYSRSSLYKLYLADRDGSNRRVVFPPPLEPGLQDPSQVAWSPYSPQFVASYQGNLYLVDVGKRQFFQLTGDGNSFNPRWAK, from the coding sequence GTGAGACAGGGGATCTTCCTGGTGGTGGGGCTTTTCCTTTTGGTATGGGGGTGTTCCACCCCTGCACAAACTCCAGTTACCTTGGAAGTAGACGGCAAAATTTACTCCTTTTCTGCCCGGGGCACTAACGTTAGAGAAGTATTGGCCGAGGCTGGAGTTAAACTTGGCCCCTACGATAAAGTTGAGCCAGACCTGTGGGTTGAGGTTGGCCCAGGCACTCATATCCGGGTGATTAGAGTTGAATACAAACTGGAAAGCATCCGGCGCCCGATACCCTTTGAATCCCGCGTTATCCGCAGTGAAGCTTTAACTCCGGGTGAGAGAAAGCTGGTGCAACCAGGGATCAGTGGAGAAGAAGAAATCATCTACCGGGTAACGCTTGAAAATGGAGTGGAAAAAGCTAGGGATATAGCTTCCACTAGAGTTATAACCCCAGCTCAAGATGAAGTGATAGTCGTCGGGGTGGAAAAGCTCCTCTCCTCAGTGCCTGTAAGTGGCACCATAGCATATATATCTGGTGGGAATGCCTGGCTCATGAGATTTTCCAGCAATTCCCGACGCCCCATTACTACCTGGGGAGACCTGGACGGGAGGGTTTTTGAGCTTTCGCCCGACGGCAAGTATTTGCTTTTCACTCGGCGGGAAGAGGGCAATAAGCTGAATTCCTTGTGGGTTGTCACTGCTACCATAGCAGGCGAAGAACCAAGACCTCTTGGACTGGAAGGAATTCTGTATGCTGAATGGGAACCAGCAACAGGCGCAAATGGAATTTATCGTTTTGCTTATTCTACGGGGGAAAAAACCGCTGGCTCCCCAGGCTGGAAAGCCCACAACAACCTGTGGATCGCCACTTGGCGACCCTTTGAATCCATAAAGGCTACTCCCGTAATTACAGCCTGGGAGAGCATTCCGTATGGATGGTGGGGGGTAAACTTCCGGTGGATACCGGGCAAAAACCTTTTCGCCTGGGCTACAGCGGAAAGCATTGGGGTGCTGGATGGTGAAAAGGGTGTTATAACCCCCTTGATTTCCTTTGCACCTTACTACACTTACGGAGAATGGGTTTGGGTCCCAACCCTATCCCCTTCCCCCGAAGGAGATTTCATCGTAACAGTAGTGCATGGTCCTCCTGTAAGCGGGGAGCAGCCTCAAGAAAGCCCCCTCTTCGATGTCTGGGTGCTAAGCCTGGATGGGCAAATTAAAATACGCTGGGCTGAAAATACAGGGATGTGGTCCAGCCCTCATTGGTCACCTTCATACGCCGGAAAGGACTTTATTCTCTACGGTCAGGCAAATGAGCCCTTTTATTCCAGGTCCTCCCTTTACAAGCTTTACCTGGCTGACCGCGACGGTTCAAACCGTCGGGTTGTTTTTCCTCCGCCTCTTGAGCCCGGCCTTCAGGACCCTTCTCAGGTAGCCTGGTCCCCTTATAGTCCCCAATTCGTGGCAAGTTATCAGGGCAATCTTTACCTGGTGGACGTGGGAAAAAGGCAGTTTTTCCAGCTCACCGGCGACGGCAACAGCTTCAATCCCCGCTGGGCAAAGTAG